The genomic segment GGGATAAACCGCCGCCATGAACAACCAGCATCCCATCGACGACACCCGCCTGGTCGCGCTGCTGCACGCCTATCTGGATGCCCGCTACCGCTGGCAGCACCGCGACGACTGGCACGACATCGTCATCGGGTTGCCCACGCCGGGCCTGGATCTGCGTTATCCCGACGCCGCCGGCTACGGCTGCATCTCGGCGTGGAATCCGATGTCGGAACTGCGTCCGCCGACCGAGAACCGGCGCTCCGACAAGGCGCTGGAGGCCGAGCTCACCGCGCTCGGGCTGCCGCACATGCCCGCCTTCGCCAGCGCCGCCGACCGCAGCTGGCGCGAGCCGAGCTGGATCGTGTTCGGCATGGACGTCGACGCGTTCGATGCGCTGGCACGACGCTACGGCCAGCTGGGCACGCTGTGGTGGCCGCGCGAGACGCCGGTGCGCCTGCGCATGTACGCCAAGCGTCCCAGCGGACTCGAAGGCGACCAGCACGTCGACTGGCTGCGCTGACGCAAACCGCGTCGCTGCGGATACGATGGCCGCGCGACCGACCGGGTCGCGCCCGTGGGCCCATCGCCGCCGCATGTCCGAGTCCGCTTCCGTCCCGCCGCTGCTCGCCGCCCGCGGTCTGTGCTTCCTGCGCGACGCGCGCCCGGTGTTCGGACCGCTCGATTTCGACGTCGCTGCCGGCGAGGCTCTGCTGGTGCAGGGCGGCAACGGTGCGGGCAAGACCACGCTGTTGCGCGTGCTGGCCGGTCTGCTGGAAGCCGACGGCGGTACGGTCGAAGTCGACGGCGCGCCGGTCGCTCGCGCGATGCGCGCCGGCACGATGGCGTATCTGGGCCATCTGCCGGGCCTGAAGGCCGATCTCGACGCGATCGAAAACCTCGAGTTCCTCGCGCGCCTGCAGGGCTGCCGCGCGAGCCAGACAGCCGAACGCGCGCTCGCTCTGGTCGGACTGGCCTCGCATGCGCATCTGCTGGTGCGGCAGATGTCGGCCGGGCAGAAGAAACGACTCTCGCTGGCGCGGCTGTGGATGTCGCCGGCGCCGCTGTGGCTGCTCGACGAGCCCTACGCCAATCTCGATCTGCAGGGCATCGAACTGGTCAACCGCATGGTCCGCGCCCAGCTCGAAGACGGCGGCGCGGCGCTGGTAACCACGCACGGCGCCTATGCCGCGCCGCCGGTGCGTACCCGAGAACTGGTGCTGGACGCAGTCGCATGAGTGCACATCCGACCCTGCCCGGCAGCGCAAGAGCGCTGATCGCCCGCGACCTGCGCCTGCTGTGGCGGCGCCGCGGCGATGCCCTGCAGCCGGCGCTGTTCGCATTACTGGTCGTCGTGCTGTTCGCGCTGGCGCTGGGCAACGAACCCGGGACGCTGCGCGCCGTGGCGCCCGGCGTGCTGTGGGTCGCGGCGGTGCTGGCCGGCCTGCTCGCGCTCGACACGCTGTTCCGCGGCGATGCAGAAGACGGCTCGCTCGAACAATGGATGCTCAGCCCCGTGCCGCTGGCCTGGCTGGTGCTGGTACGCACCGCGGTGCACTGGGCGACGACGACCCTGCCGCTGCTGGTCGCAACGCCATTGCTGGCCGAACTGCTGGGCCTGCCGCGCGACCAGCTGCCTGTTCTGCTGGCCGGTCTCGCACTCGGCACGCCGCTGCTGAGCCTGCTCGGCGCGGTGGTCGCCGCGCTGACCATCGGCATGCGCCGTTCCGGTATCCTGCTGGCACTGCTTGCCCTGCCCCTGTACGTTCCGGTGCTGGTGTTCGGTGCCGGCAGCGTCGCGATCGCGGCGCAGGGGCATGATCCATCCGGCGGGCTGTTGCTGCTCGCCGCGGGCCTTGCCGCCGCGCTCGTGCTGGCACCGGTCGCTGCGGCGACCGCCATCCGCATCGCACTCAATTGACTGGCCCCGCGACGGGTCTGGAGGGTCCCGTCGCCGACGTGCAATCCGTTCCGCAACGCCGCGCCACGCCCGCGACCGCATGCCCGCCATGCGCGCTCCGAGACCGCAAGCCAGCGACCCGCACGCCTAAATGAACTCTGTCCTCCTCTGGTTCCATCAACTCGGTTCGCCCCCCACCTTCGACCGCTTCGCGCGGCGCTGGGCGCCGTGGGGCTTCGGCCTCGGCCTGTTGACGATGGCGGTCGGCCTGTACGGCGCGCTGTACGTGGTGCCCGCCGATTACCAGCAGGGCGACAGCTTCCGCATCCTCTACATCCATGTGCCGAGCGCGTGGATGAGCCTGGCCGTGTTCGCGGCAATGGCGATCTACGCCGCGATCGCACTCGTCTGGCGGATCAAGCTCTGCGAGATCCTGGCGATGGCCTGCGCGCCGATCGGCGCCGCGTTCACGGTGATCACGCTCGCGACGGGTTCGATCTGGGGTCGGCCGATGTGGGGCACCTGGTGGGACTGGGATCCGCGCCTGACCACCGAGCTGATCCTGCTGTTCCTGTATCTGGGCGTGATCGGTCTCTACCACGCGATCGAAGACCGCCGCACCGCCGCGCGCGCGGCCGGTCTGCTGGCGATCGTCGGCGTCGTGCTGCTGCCGGTGATCCGCTATTCGGTGGTGTGGTGGGATTCGCTGCACCAGGGCCAGACGATCCGCGTGTTCGGCGAGTCGAGCATCGACGGCAGCATGCTGTGGCCGCTGCTGTGGATGGTGGTCGGCACCAAGTTCTGGTTCGTCGGCTCGCTGCTGGCGCGCGCACGCGCCGACAACCTGCGCCGCGAAGTCGGCAAGGACTGGGTGCGGGCGCTGGCCGCGCCGACCGGAGATCGCGCATGACCTATATCGAGTACGTCGTCGCCGCCTACGCGGTGTTCGCCGCCGTGCTGGCCTGGGATTTCGTCGCGCCGCGTATCCGCACTGCGCAGCTGCTGCGCGCGGTGCGTCTGCTGGCATCGCGCCGCGCTGCGGCGACGATTGTGGCCGCAGATGACACCGCGGAGCTGACCCGATGAATCCGGTCCGCCGCCGCCGTCTGCTGTTCGTCGTCGCGATCGTCGCGGCCAGCGCGCTGTCGATGACGCTGATCGCGTTCGCCCTGCAACGCAACGTCTCCTATCTGTATACGCCGCACGAAGTGCTGGGCGGGATCGCCGGCGCCGCGGTGTCGTCGGGCGAAGCGCGGTTCCGGCTCGGCGGCATGGTCGCCGGCGGTTCGTTCTCGCGTGCCGAGGGCTCGATGGAAGCGCGCTTCCGGGTCACCGATGGCGATGCCGAACTGCCGGTGCGTTACACCGGGCTGCTGCCCGATCTCTTCCGCGAACACCAGGCGGTGATCGCGACCGGACGCATGGACGGCGACACCTTCGTCGCCGAGCAGGTGCTCGCGCGCCACGACGAGACCTACGTGCCGAAAGAAGTTGCCGACAAGATGGGCCTCGCGCACGACAAGCACGGCATCGTGACGCCGGCCGACGCGGACGCCGCGCAGTGATCGAAGTGGTGCGTGGCGCACATACCGGAGTTGTCGATGCTGCCTGAGCTCGGCCAGATCGCGTTGTTGCTGGCGCTGGTCGCCGCGACGCTGCAGACGGTGCTGCCGCTGCTCGGTGCGCAGCGCGGTCTTGCGCCGTGGATGGCGACCGCGCGTCCGGCCGCGTACGCGCAATGGGCGCTGACGTTTCTCGCGTGGGCGGCGCTGACGGCCGCGTTCGTGCAACAGGATTTCTCGGTGCGCTACGTCGCCGAGAATTCGAACTCGCTGCTGCCGATGGTCTATCGCTTCACCGCGGTCTGGGGTGGACACGAAGGCTCGCTGTTGCTGTGGGTGTTCGTGCTCGCATGCTGGAACGCGGCGGTGGCGTGGTTCTCGCGCTCGTTGCCGGACGTGGTGCTGGCGCGCGTGCTCGCGATCATGGGCGCGGTCTGCCTGGGCTTTCTCGCGTTCCTGATCTTCACCAGCAACCCGTTCGAACGCATCCTGCCGATGCCGCTCGAAGGGCGCGATCTGAATCCGCTGCTGCAGGATCCGGGCATGATCGTGCACCCGCCGATGCTCTACATCGGCTACTCGGGTTTCATGGTGCCGTTCGCGTTCGCGATCGCCGCGCTGCTCGACGGCAAGGTCGACGCGCACTGGCTGCGCTGGACGCGGCCGTGGACCAATGTGTCGTGGGCGTTCCTGACGATCGGCATTGCGCTCGGTTCGTGGTGGGCGTATTACGAACTCGGCTGGGGCGGCTGGTGGTTCTGGGATCCGGTCGAGAATGCGAGCTTCATGCCGTGGCTGGCCGGCGCGGCGCTGATCCACTCGCAAGCGGTCACCGAGAAGCGCGGCAGTTTCCACGGCTGGACGCTGCTGCTGGCGATCGCGACGTTCTCGCTGTCGCTGCTCGGCGCATTCCTCGTACGCTCCGGCGTGCTGACCAGCGTGCACAGTTTCGCCGCCGATCCGACGCGCGGGCTCTTCATTCTCGTGTTCCTCGGCCTCGTCGTCGGTGGCTCGCTGCTGCTCTACGCGTTACGCGCGCCGGACGGCCGCGATGGCAAACCGTTCGCGGCGACCTCGCGCGAAACGCTGCTGCTCGCGAACAATCTGCTGCTGGTCGCGGCCTGCGCGATGGTGCTGCTGGGCACGCTGTATCCGCTGCTGGCCGATGCATTGAATCTCGGCAAGATTTCGGTCGGACCGCCCTACTTCGGGCTGTTGTTCCTGCTGCTGATGACGCCGCTGGTGCTGCTGTTGCCGTTCGGTCCGCTGACGCGATGGCAGAACGAGGACATGTCCAAGCCGCTGCGCATGCTGCTGCCGTGGGCGGCCCTCGCGCTGATCGCGGCGACGCTCGCGTTCTTCACCGCGCCGCAGGGCCCTTGGAAGGTTGCGATGGGTGTGGCAGGCGCGGTGTGGGTGGCCGGCGGCACGGCGCGATTCGTATGGACCCGCCTGCGCGCGCCCGGCGGTCGCATGGGCGCGGAGATGACCGGCATGGTGCTCGGCCATCTGGGGATTTCGGTGTTCCTGATCGGCGCGCTGCTGGTCGAGGGCCTCAACGTGCAGCGCGAAGTGGCGTTGCTGCCGGGCCAGTCACTGGAGATCGGACGCGATGCCTTCGTGCTCGACAGCGTCGCCCATCACGTCGGTCCGAATTACGAATCCGATCGCGGCACGGTACGCATGCTGCGCGACGACCGGCTGGTGACCACGCTGCATCCCGAAAAGCGCACCTACGCCAGCGGCGGCCAGGTGATGACCGAAACCGCGATCCGTCCCGGCGTGACGCGCGATGTCTACGTCGCGCTCGGTGAACCGCTGGGCGGCGGCGCCTGGGCGCTGCGCGTACACATCAAACCTTTCGTGCGCTGGGTCTGGGCGGGCGCGTTCCTGATGGCGCTGGGCGGTTTCGTCACCGCGGCCGATCGCCGCTTCCGCCGGCCGCGTCGCGAGAAGGCCGCATGAGTGCCTCGCGCGCCCGCTGGCTGCCGCTGGCCGTGTTCGGCGTGATCCTCGCGCTGCTGGCTGCAGGCGTGTGGCTGAGCCGCAGTCCGGATCGCGACGCCCTGCCCTCGCCGTTGATCGGCAAACCGGCGCCGGCGTTCCAGCTGCCGGTGCTCGGCGCACCGGAACGTCTGGTCACGCAGACCGATCTGCGCGGCACGCCGTATCTGCTCAACGTCTGGGGCAGCTGGTGCCCGGGTTGCCGCGAGGAGCACGCGGTGGTCAATGCGTTCGCCAAGACCGGCCGCGTACGCGTGATCGGCTTCAACTGGAAGGACGAGCCCGAAGACGCGACGCGCTGGCTCGCGCAGTTCGGCAATCCCTACGACCTTGTGCTCGCCGACTACGACGGCAAGGCTGCGATCGAATGGGGCATCTACGGCGCGCCGGAAACCTTCCTCGTCGATGGCGGCGGCACGATCCTGTGGAAGCACGTCGGCCCGATGACCGATGCGACGATCCGTGAGCAATTGATGCCCCTCGTCGAACGGCTGGAGGCGCCGTGATCCGCACCGCGTTGCTCGCATTGCTGTTGTGCCTGACGTGGCCGCAGGCCGCGCGCGCGCAGGTCGCCGTCGACGCCGCGCCGCTGCGCTTCGAGGACACCGCCGAAGAACGCCGTTTCCACAGCCTCGTCGCCGAGCTGCGCTGCGTGATGTGCCAGAACCAGTCGCTGGCCGATTCCAATGCGCAGATCGCCCATGACCTGCGCCGCGAAGTGCTGACGCTGATGCGCGAAGGACTGGACGACCCGGCGATCAAGGCGCATCTGGTCGCGCGCTATGGCGAGTTCGTGCTGTATAGCCCGCAGGTCGGCCCGTCGACGTGGCTGCTGTGGTTCGGCCCGCTGCTGCTGCTCGGCGCCGGCGGCGTGGTGATCTGGCGCGTCGTCGCCTCGCGCAAGCAAGCCGCGCCGCTGCCGCCCGACGACACGGAGACCTGGTGATGCTGCTGTTCGTCGTGCTCGCGATCGTGCTGACGCTGGCGACCGTCGTCGTCCTGACCTGGGGGCTGCGTCGTGGTGCGTCGCGGGTCGCGATCGCGGTCACGCTGCTGGTGCCAGTGCTCGTGGCCGGCATGTACATGCTGGTCGGCACGCCGCAGGCGCTCGATCCCGAAGAACTCGCCGCGCCCGATTCGCTGGACGACGCGATCGCGCGTCTGGAAACCGATCTGCAGCGCGATCCGCGACAGCCCGAAGGCTGGCTGCTGCTGGGCCGCGCTTATGCGGGACTGGAGCGGCACGCCGACGCGCGCGACGCGATCGCGCGCGCGGCGAAGCTGCTGCCCGAGGACGACGCGGTGCAGGTCGAAGCTGCGCAGGCCAGCGCGCGCGCAGCGCCGGACCGGCGCTTCGATGCAGCTGCGGTGCAGACGTTGCGCAATGTCCTCGCGCGCAATCCCGACCATCAGCACGCACGCTGGTATCTGGGCATCGCCCAGCGTCAGGCGGGCGACGATGCCGGCGCGGTCGCGACGTGGACGCCTTTGCTGCCGCTGCTCGATGGCGCCGCCGGCGACGCACTGCGCACCCAGATCGCCGTCGCGCGCACTGCCGCCGGCATGCCCGCGGACGACGCATCGGCGACTACTGCAGTCCCCACGCCCGGCACGCATGCGTTACGCGTCCGCGTACGACTCGATCCTGCCGGCGCCACGCTGCCCGGCGACGCGACGGTCTTCGTCATCGCCCGCCGGCCCGGCGGTCCGCCGATGCCGGTCGCGGTGCAGCGCCATCCGGTCTCGGCGCTGCCGCTCGACATCGTGCTGGGCGACGGCGACAGCCCCATGCCGACCCAGCCGCTGTCGGCGCTCGATTCGGTCGAGATCATCGCGCGCATCTCGCGCAGTGGCGACGCATCGCGCAGCGACGGCGACCTCGAATCCGCACCGGTGCGGGTGACGCTGCCGGCGCGCGATCCGGTCGAACTCGTCTTACCCGCCGCCGCGACGCCCTGACCGTCGCCACGCACCGAGTCGCTACACTGGCGCGATGACCGAATTCATCCCGCCGGGCAGCCGCTTCATCGACCTGCCCTCGCCGTTCCCGATGAAGCGCGGCCGCGCGCTCCGTGGCGCCCGCATGGCCTACGAGACCTGGGGCACGCTCGACGCCGAACGCGGCAACGCGATCCTGATCGTCACCGGCCTGTCGCCCGACGCGCACGCTGCCAGCCACGCCAACGACGACACACCCGGCTGGTGGGAGCCGATGCTCGGCCCCGGCAAGCCGATCGATACCGACCGCTGGTTCGTGATCTGCGTGAACTCGCTCGGCAGCTGCAAGGGCTCCACCGGCCCCGCGTCGAACAATCCCGACACCGGCGCACCGTACCGGCTCGCGTTTCCGGAACTGTCGGTCGAAGACGGCGCCGACGCCGCCGCGCATGTCGTCGCTGCGCTCGGCATCGAACGCCTGGCCTGCGTGATCGGCAATTCGATGGGCGGCATGACCGCGCTCGCGTTGCTCGCGCGCTTCCCGGGACTCGCGCGTACGCACATCAACATCTGCGGCGCCGCGCGCGCATTGCCGTTCTCGATCGCGATCCGCTCGCTGCAGCGCGAGGCGATCCGTCTGGATCCGATGTGGCAGAACGGCGCCTACACCGATACCGCGTACCCCGAGAGCGGCATGCGCATGGCGCGCAAGCTCGGCGTGATCACGTATCGCTCCGCACTGGAGTGGGATGGCCGCTTCGGCCGCGTGCGACTCGAATCCGATCGCCGCGAGGACGAGGAGCCGTTCGGCCTCGAGTTCGAAGTCGAGAGTTATCTCGAAGGTCACGCCCGCCGTTTCGTGCGCCGCTTCGATCCCAACTGCTATCTCTACCTCAGCCGCTCGATGGATTGGTTCGACATCGGCGAAAGCTGTGGCGGCAGCACCGACGACGGCCTGGCGAAACTGCGTGTCGAACGCGCGCTCGCGATCGGCGTACACACCGACATCCTGTTCCCGCTGCAGCAGCAGCAGCAGATCGCCGACGGCCTGCGCGCCGGCGGCATCGACGCGACGTTCCTGCCGCTGGAATCACCGCAGGGGCATGACGCGTTTCTCGTCGACATCGCGCGTTTCGGGCCGGCGGTTGCGGACTTTCTTGCTGCGCTGCCGCCTGCAACCGCGCCGGCCGCGGGCTAGACTGCGGCGATGCGTTTCGAGTCCACCGCCGCCGAGTCACCCGACATCGCCTTCCAGGGCCGCGACCGGTTGATCGCGGCGATCGATACGGCCATCGCAGCCGGTGACCACCACGCCGTCACCAGCGCGCTGCGCGGTGCCATGTGCGCGCTGATCCGCGATCCCGCGGTCGAACTGCCGGCCTGCACGCAACTCCCGGTCGACGGCCACTACGCCCGCCGCGAGCTGTATCGCAGCCTCGCGCATGGTTACAGCGTGGTCGCGATGACCTGGGCGCCCGGCCAGGGCACGCCGATCCACGATCACGACGGCCTGTGGTGCGTCGAAGGCATCTGGCGCGGCACGCTGGAAATCGCCCAGTACGAATTGCTCGAATCCGAGGGCGAGCGGTTCCGCTTCCGCGCGGCCTCGGGCATGCAGGCCGGCGTCGGCAGCGCCGGCAGTCTGATTCCGCCGCACGAATACCACACGATCCGCAACGCGAGCCCGGATTCCGTCGCCGTGTCGCTGCACGTCTACCAGGCGCCGATCGTGCATTGCGCGCGCTTCCGCCCCGAGGCGGACGACTGGTATCTGCGCTACGACGCCTCGCTGGTCGTCGACACCGTCGACTGAGCCGCGCGCGACGCTTCCGCTCGAACGTGAACAGGGGGGCGCATCCCACGACCCCAGCCGCTACAGTGAGCCGGCTCCCCCCGCCGCTCTCTGTCGAGGCCGATGACCCGATCGCTGCTGACCGCCTCCTTGGCGATGTTGCTTGCCGCCTGCGGCCAGTCCTCCACCGTGCCCGATGCCGATGGCCGCGCCGTCGATGCGCTGGTCGACGCGCAATTCGATGCATTTCTCGCCAACGATCCCGAAGCGATGACCGTGCTCGGCATCGACAGTCCGGATTCGCGCGTTGCCGCTGGCCGTCTGACCGACGCATCGCTGGTGCACCGCGCCGAGTTGCGCGACACGCTGGCCGCCAATCTGGCCGCGCTCGACGACATCGACGACGACGCGTTCGCGCCGCAGCAGCAGCGCACGCTGGAAATGGCGCGCTGGTTCTACCGCAGCCAGGCCGATCTGCTCGGCTTCGACTGGTCACCCGCGTGGTTGCCACTGGGCACGAATCTCTACGCCGTCGACCAGCTGTCGAGCATTCCGATGTCGCTGCCGGGGTTCTTCGAAAGCGCACAGCCGGTGACTGGCGCGGCCGAAGCACGCAATTACGTCGCGCGACTGCACGCGGTGGCGACCAAGCTCGACCAGGTGGGCGACAACCTCGACCTGCAGGCGAGTCACGGCGTGGTGCCGCCACGTATCGCACTCGAAGGCGCCGCCCTGCAGATCCGCGATCTGGTGCGCGTCGGCGTCGACAGCAGCCCGTTCGTGCAGGCCTTCGCACGCAAGCTCGATGGCGCACAGGGCATCGATGCCGCACTGCGCGAAGAGTTGCTGCGCGATGCGCGCACGGCGATCGAGGACGCGACGCTGCCGGCCTACGCGCGCCTGCTCGCGCGCATTGAAGCCGCCATCGCCACGCAGAATGCCGACAACGGCGTCTGGGCCCTGCCCGACGGCGACGACTACTACGCGGCCGCGTTGCGCTGGAACACCGGCGTCGGCATCGACGCGGCCCAGTTGCATGCGCTTGGCCATGACGAAGTCAGCCGCATCCGCGGCGAGATGGCGGCGATCGTGCGCGACCGCCTGCCGCTGGCCGAGGTCGAGACGACCCCCGCTTCAGACAGCGTCGACACTGCGACCGAAACCGTTGTTGCGAGCGTGTCCGACGCGGATCGCGAGGCCTTGCGTGCATCGGTCCAGACACGCCTGGATGCGATCGAGGACGCACTGCCCGGCTACTTCAACGCGCTGCCGACACAGCCGCTCGAAGTCCAGCTGGCGCCGCCCGATGCGACCGGCAATGCCGCGGTCTATTACGTGCCGCCCGGCGGCGATGTCCGACCCGGCGCCCTGGTGCTCGATGTCGCGCAGGTGCGCGCCCTGCCCGAAGGCGGACTGCCGACGCTGGTCTATCACAACGGACTGCCCGGCCATCATCTGCAAGTCGGCCTCGCCCAGGCGCAGGTCGCGTTGCCGCGGCTGCGGCGCAGTCTGGCGCCGACCGCGTTCACCGAAGGCTGGGCGATGTATGCCGAACGTCTCGCGGTCGAGATGGGTGTCTACGACGACGATCCGCAGGGTGATCTGGGCCGCCTGCGCGCAGAACTGGTGCACGCTGCGCGACTGGTCGTCGATACCGGCCTGCATTCCGAACGCTGGACGCTCGCGCAGGCGCAGACCTATCTGCGCGACGTTGCCGGCATGAGCGAAGCGCAGGCGCGCAGCGAGGCGCAGCGTCAACTGGTGCGCCCGGGTCGCGCGTGCGCACACACGGTCGGCCTGCACACTCTGCTCGCGCTGCGCGGCCATGCGCGCCAGTCACTGAAGAAGCGGTTCGACCTGCGCGCGTTTCACGGTGTGCTGCTGGAGAACGGCGCGCTGCCGCTGGATGTGGTGTCGCGCGCAGTCGATGCGTGGATCGCCGCGTCGAAGATCGAGGACGAAGGCGGCGCCGGCTGAGCCAGCGCCGCGGTCACTCGGACAGCAGCTGCTTGACCTCGACCCGCAGCGTGCGGCCACCTTCGATCAACCAGGCACGGCCGTCGACGACGATGCCGTCGCCGACATGCGCTTTCTCCACCAGACCGTCCTCGACGGCGCCACCCGACGCCGCATCGAAGCGCACCTGTTCGGGCATGCGCGACACCGGCTGCGGCACATCGGGACGCAAGGCAGCCGGCCGGCCTTCGACGTTCGAGACCATGTAGCCGTTCGGACACGGCGCGCGCACGCAGCGGATATTGCTCAGGTGCACGCGGAACACGCCTTCGGCGAGACGCACCTGGCCGTTCGGCTGCGAGGGCACGGTGTGGGTGCCCGCAGGCAGTGCGATCTCGCGCTCGGCGACCGGCTCGGCGTCGACGACGCGCTGGGCCGGCTGGCTCGCGCAGGCCGCGGCCGTCAACGGCAGCAGGACCGCGAACAGGATCCGCATACGGCGCGCACGCGCAGCCGACAGACGCGGTCGTGCAAGCATCCAGGCCGCCATCCCTTGCGGCTTCATTCGATCGTGCATGTCCCCTCCCGGGCTCCCGGCCCTGCGCCGGCACGCGCATGATGCCGGCCCACATGTTTGAAGAACGCAAAGACGCCGGGATTCAGGCCGCGCCGCGCTTCCGCTATACTCCCGCGTCCGTGCCGGAGTGGCGGAATGGTAGACGCAGCGGACTCAAAATCCGCCGCCCTTAAAAGCGTGCGGGTTCGAGTCCCGCCTCCGGTACCAGTCGATGGCCCGCGCATGCGGGCCGTTGCCGTTTCAGGGCCTGTCGCGAGCTCCTTTTTCCGCGTCGATCCTCGCATCGCGCACCGGTTCGCTCGGCTAGCATGCCGGCATGTGCCTGATCGCCATCGCCTGGAACACCCGTCCCGACCTGCCGCTCGCGTTGATCGCCAACCGCGACGAATTCCATGCGCGCCCGACCGCAGCCGCTGCGTTCGATCCGCAGCATCCGGAAGTCTACGGCGGCCGCGATCTCGTGCAGGGCGGCAGCTGGCTGCTGGCCTCGTCGCGACGCCGGCTCGCCGCGGTGACCAATGTGCGCGCCGGCGTCGCGCCCGAAGCGGCTGCGCTGTCGCGTGGCTGGCTGGTGCGCGATTTCGTGCAGGGCGACGCATCGGCGGCCGACTTCGCACGGAGCCTCTCGGAGACGGCGCAGGACTACGGTCGCTTCAATCTGCTGGTCTGGGATGGCGACGCGCTGTGGTTCGCCAGCAACCATCCGCGCTTCGATGCCGCGCCG from the Luteimonas fraxinea genome contains:
- a CDS encoding cysteine dioxygenase family protein, with amino-acid sequence MRFESTAAESPDIAFQGRDRLIAAIDTAIAAGDHHAVTSALRGAMCALIRDPAVELPACTQLPVDGHYARRELYRSLAHGYSVVAMTWAPGQGTPIHDHDGLWCVEGIWRGTLEIAQYELLESEGERFRFRAASGMQAGVGSAGSLIPPHEYHTIRNASPDSVAVSLHVYQAPIVHCARFRPEADDWYLRYDASLVVDTVD
- a CDS encoding NRDE family protein, translated to MCLIAIAWNTRPDLPLALIANRDEFHARPTAAAAFDPQHPEVYGGRDLVQGGSWLLASSRRRLAAVTNVRAGVAPEAAALSRGWLVRDFVQGDASAADFARSLSETAQDYGRFNLLVWDGDALWFASNHPRFDAAPVAPGLHAMSNGAFDAPWPKSTAATRTLADWLATTAPASPLAPIDDASLEPLFAGLRDTRTAPDASLPETGVGLALERRLSPAFIEDPQYGTRCSSVVLVDREGIVLCERRFNPDGEAIETSRQRLASRTR
- a CDS encoding DUF885 domain-containing protein; its protein translation is MTRSLLTASLAMLLAACGQSSTVPDADGRAVDALVDAQFDAFLANDPEAMTVLGIDSPDSRVAAGRLTDASLVHRAELRDTLAANLAALDDIDDDAFAPQQQRTLEMARWFYRSQADLLGFDWSPAWLPLGTNLYAVDQLSSIPMSLPGFFESAQPVTGAAEARNYVARLHAVATKLDQVGDNLDLQASHGVVPPRIALEGAALQIRDLVRVGVDSSPFVQAFARKLDGAQGIDAALREELLRDARTAIEDATLPAYARLLARIEAAIATQNADNGVWALPDGDDYYAAALRWNTGVGIDAAQLHALGHDEVSRIRGEMAAIVRDRLPLAEVETTPASDSVDTATETVVASVSDADREALRASVQTRLDAIEDALPGYFNALPTQPLEVQLAPPDATGNAAVYYVPPGGDVRPGALVLDVAQVRALPEGGLPTLVYHNGLPGHHLQVGLAQAQVALPRLRRSLAPTAFTEGWAMYAERLAVEMGVYDDDPQGDLGRLRAELVHAARLVVDTGLHSERWTLAQAQTYLRDVAGMSEAQARSEAQRQLVRPGRACAHTVGLHTLLALRGHARQSLKKRFDLRAFHGVLLENGALPLDVVSRAVDAWIAASKIEDEGGAG